One genomic segment of Rhodopirellula islandica includes these proteins:
- a CDS encoding trans-sulfuration enzyme family protein: MNPSKPNAEFRTRAIHVGNEVDPSTGAVVPPIHFASTFRQPGAGEWGQYDYSRSGNPTRTGLQTTLASLENACGTLAFSSGMAAIHAVTMLLESGDHVVAGTDIYGGAYRLLHQICNRSGIEVCLVDVTDLSAIENAITNRTKLIWTESIGNPRMTISDLPAIARLAKSKGILSGVDNTFGTPALLRPLDFGIDIVMHSATKYLGGHSDCLGGTLAVSDSELHDQLYFIQNATGAVLDPMSSFLISRGLKTLDLRIREQSRTALRLAKWLEAHPLVRSVLYPGLTSHDQHNLASQLFGQQQPDEEETHFGAMITFELNASLKQVSKVCQSTELFHLAVSLGAVESLIEQPATMSHASYAPEARAAHGITDSLIRLSVGLESPRDLETDLERAFAAIS, from the coding sequence CACTTTGCCAGCACATTCCGCCAACCCGGTGCAGGCGAGTGGGGCCAATACGACTACTCACGCAGCGGCAACCCAACTCGAACGGGCCTGCAAACCACACTTGCGTCGCTCGAAAACGCCTGCGGGACACTGGCGTTTTCATCCGGCATGGCTGCCATCCACGCGGTCACCATGCTGTTGGAATCCGGCGACCACGTCGTCGCGGGAACGGACATCTATGGCGGTGCCTACCGGTTGCTGCACCAAATTTGCAATCGCAGCGGCATCGAAGTCTGCCTGGTGGATGTCACCGATTTGAGTGCGATTGAAAACGCCATCACCAATCGGACCAAACTGATTTGGACCGAATCGATCGGAAATCCTCGGATGACGATCTCCGACTTGCCGGCGATCGCTCGGCTGGCCAAATCCAAGGGAATCCTCTCCGGCGTCGACAACACGTTCGGCACCCCGGCGCTGTTGCGCCCTTTGGATTTCGGCATCGACATCGTGATGCACTCCGCGACGAAGTACCTCGGCGGCCACAGCGACTGCCTCGGTGGAACGCTGGCCGTCTCCGATTCTGAACTTCACGACCAACTCTATTTCATTCAGAACGCGACCGGTGCGGTGCTCGATCCAATGAGCAGCTTTCTGATCTCGCGTGGCTTGAAAACATTGGACTTGCGAATTCGCGAGCAGTCGCGAACGGCACTCCGATTGGCAAAGTGGCTGGAAGCTCACCCGCTGGTCCGATCAGTGCTGTATCCCGGCCTGACTTCGCATGACCAGCACAATTTGGCCAGCCAATTGTTCGGGCAGCAGCAACCCGACGAGGAAGAAACTCACTTCGGTGCGATGATCACGTTCGAACTGAACGCATCGCTGAAACAGGTTTCCAAGGTCTGCCAGTCGACCGAATTGTTTCACCTCGCGGTCAGTCTGGGCGCAGTGGAATCCTTGATCGAGCAACCCGCCACAATGTCCCATGCGTCTTACGCTCCTGAAGCACGTGCTGCACATGGAATCACGGATTCGCTGATCCGCCTCTCCGTCGGTCTGGAATCGCCCCGCGATTTGGAAACGGACCTGGAACGGGCGTTCGCCGCGATTTCCTAA
- a CDS encoding DUF58 domain-containing protein, whose amino-acid sequence MRFPDLFTARDASRAAALQWIARQAVEGLTAGRHRSPHKGSSVEFKEHRPYVPGDELRNIDWRAFGKSDRLYIREFEEETNLRCTLLVDRSGSMQYAGSRALQLTDSRASLGNRKQDYATAIAAAIAYMMLSSQDAVGLMTFDDKISDSLPPRTMPSHLQALLAILASDSGGGETDLGTVIRQAMLKLPRRSLVVLISDGLGDPESLGKSLASLRAQRQEVVFLQILDPDEVDFPFHDRIEFRDLENGDHREIIDSRQIRSRYIESLNRHNATIEAACRRNRVDHAMITTDVPVVDALARFVTLRRGGGISGSLTFPGSVLASSQPNASAEGDSSR is encoded by the coding sequence ATGCGTTTCCCCGATCTGTTCACCGCGCGTGATGCGTCGCGTGCCGCCGCGTTGCAGTGGATCGCGAGACAGGCTGTCGAGGGACTGACCGCGGGTCGCCACCGATCTCCGCACAAAGGGTCCAGCGTCGAGTTCAAAGAGCACCGCCCCTACGTTCCCGGCGATGAACTGCGGAACATCGATTGGCGTGCGTTCGGCAAAAGCGATCGTCTCTACATTCGCGAATTCGAAGAAGAGACCAATCTACGGTGCACGCTGCTGGTCGACCGCAGCGGCAGCATGCAATACGCCGGCAGCCGAGCGTTGCAACTGACAGACTCCCGGGCCTCCCTGGGCAATCGCAAGCAAGATTATGCGACCGCGATCGCCGCGGCGATCGCTTACATGATGCTCTCCAGCCAAGATGCGGTTGGATTGATGACGTTTGACGACAAGATCAGTGACTCGCTGCCACCGCGAACCATGCCGTCGCACCTCCAAGCCTTGCTTGCGATCTTGGCCAGTGATTCTGGTGGCGGTGAAACGGACTTGGGCACCGTCATCCGCCAAGCGATGCTGAAACTGCCACGACGTTCGCTGGTGGTTCTGATCTCCGATGGCCTTGGTGATCCTGAATCACTCGGCAAATCACTCGCGTCCTTGCGAGCTCAACGACAAGAGGTCGTGTTTCTACAAATCCTCGATCCGGATGAAGTCGACTTCCCCTTCCATGACCGAATCGAATTTCGCGATTTAGAGAACGGCGATCATCGTGAGATCATCGATTCGCGACAGATTCGTTCACGCTACATTGAGTCCCTGAATCGTCACAACGCGACGATCGAAGCAGCCTGCCGTCGCAACCGTGTCGACCATGCCATGATCACCACCGATGTTCCCGTCGTCGACGCGCTCGCGAGGTTCGTGACGCTGCGGCGTGGTGGTGGCATCAGCGGTTCACTGACCTTCCCCGGTTCCGTCTTGGCAAGCTCCCAACCGAATGCCTCGGCGGAGGGCGATTCTTCGAGATGA
- a CDS encoding BatA domain-containing protein, with the protein MNFLNLGLLAGALAFVVPLAIHLLFRSRYRSMDWGAMFLLQDVVAKNRRRMQWHQWILLALRCAIPILLALAMARPLLSSARALPGSEPLTLILCVDDSRSMQAAGRHDRVRKAATGLIENLSRGDEVIVIRASQLTAAFQRSAPRDALVGLSELPFDGPPSDYVQALDTCLDACKEASHPNRRIVLCGDFQSNCLAAGNQWIDAVEDARVQLDRMTPPPRVDFLNVAQADAMLDNLVVESLDANAPAVLKDRLVNFTAKIRNDSDRSVSRLTGRWFYDGQTVQTATLDIAPRSSSTLSFTHTPETGGDHSLAFAVEHTDAIAADNRRRLAIHVLPQIRVWLVDGNPSNEPLQSETDFLRLALSPFAFASVNESARADQNARSDLVSSRVFSGSRWSPELATQMDTAERPDVIIFANVKQIDSRDDSDNKLLEQFLAHNGKLVFFDGDQVAADQWNNVPWLPAKLDRLITASDVEAVLESENSVTTEEQDRLGFTIQPPRGRQSVWGSLQEAGDGIWEEVRVGRYRRLLIEDSATESTQVLLRTSDQAVLAVRRSNVIQFAIGCDTEWSTLPLRAVYLPMMQQLILDLVGSQESMNVVAGQPMLVPGPTASWTVTSPDGSSSELQFPLDPAPENDAPNISSGVFSDTQIAGIYRFRPKAPTTESSDGPATTLLRVAEIPAFESDLRTLEPSQIETFADRLQARLFDTPEDVVEATATDRFGQEIWRPLMFLVLLVLIAELLWQQFAGRPKSAATAWNAPAASAGSHR; encoded by the coding sequence ATGAATTTCCTCAACCTCGGACTCCTCGCCGGCGCACTCGCATTTGTCGTTCCCCTGGCAATCCACTTGTTGTTCCGCAGTCGCTATCGATCGATGGATTGGGGAGCGATGTTCTTGCTTCAGGACGTCGTTGCGAAAAACCGCCGACGCATGCAGTGGCATCAATGGATCCTGCTGGCACTTCGATGTGCGATTCCGATTTTGCTGGCGCTCGCGATGGCTCGTCCATTGCTCTCGTCGGCTCGCGCCTTGCCTGGGTCCGAACCGCTGACGCTGATCCTGTGTGTCGACGACAGTCGCTCCATGCAGGCTGCCGGACGTCACGATCGCGTTCGAAAAGCAGCCACCGGACTGATTGAAAATCTATCACGCGGTGACGAGGTGATTGTGATTCGGGCCAGTCAGCTCACGGCGGCGTTCCAGCGATCCGCCCCTCGCGATGCTTTGGTCGGCTTGTCCGAACTTCCATTCGACGGTCCTCCATCGGACTACGTCCAAGCGTTGGACACTTGCCTGGACGCATGCAAGGAGGCCTCGCATCCGAATCGTCGAATTGTGCTTTGCGGCGACTTTCAATCCAACTGTTTGGCTGCTGGGAATCAATGGATCGATGCGGTCGAAGACGCTCGCGTTCAACTGGATCGCATGACACCGCCACCGCGAGTCGACTTCCTCAACGTTGCTCAAGCCGACGCCATGCTCGACAACTTGGTGGTGGAATCACTCGACGCCAATGCCCCAGCGGTTTTGAAAGATCGATTGGTCAACTTCACCGCAAAGATCCGGAATGATTCAGATCGCTCCGTCAGTCGATTGACCGGACGATGGTTCTACGACGGGCAGACCGTGCAAACCGCAACCCTCGACATCGCTCCTCGCAGTTCATCCACTCTCTCGTTCACGCACACCCCGGAAACAGGTGGCGACCATTCGCTGGCATTCGCCGTCGAACACACGGACGCAATCGCGGCGGACAATCGTCGCAGACTTGCCATCCACGTCCTGCCCCAAATCCGGGTGTGGTTGGTCGATGGAAATCCATCCAACGAACCGTTGCAAAGCGAAACGGACTTCTTGCGTTTGGCACTCAGTCCCTTTGCCTTCGCGAGCGTCAATGAGAGTGCACGAGCAGACCAGAATGCTCGTTCGGATTTGGTTAGCAGCCGAGTCTTTTCGGGTTCGCGATGGTCCCCTGAACTGGCAACCCAAATGGACACCGCCGAACGTCCCGACGTCATCATCTTTGCCAACGTCAAACAGATCGACTCGCGAGATGACTCTGACAACAAGTTGCTCGAACAGTTTCTTGCTCACAATGGAAAGCTCGTCTTCTTCGACGGCGATCAAGTGGCCGCAGACCAGTGGAACAACGTCCCATGGTTGCCAGCCAAACTGGATCGACTCATCACCGCTTCGGACGTCGAAGCCGTCTTGGAGAGCGAGAACTCCGTCACGACGGAAGAACAAGACCGCCTTGGATTCACCATCCAACCGCCGCGTGGCAGACAGAGTGTTTGGGGATCACTGCAAGAGGCCGGCGATGGCATCTGGGAAGAAGTTCGAGTTGGACGGTATCGTCGGTTGCTGATCGAGGATTCTGCCACGGAGTCCACCCAGGTCTTGTTGCGAACATCGGATCAAGCCGTTTTAGCAGTTCGTCGATCCAACGTGATTCAGTTTGCCATTGGCTGCGATACAGAATGGTCCACGCTGCCACTGCGTGCGGTTTACTTGCCGATGATGCAGCAGCTGATACTGGACTTGGTAGGCAGCCAAGAATCCATGAACGTGGTGGCAGGCCAACCGATGCTGGTTCCAGGCCCGACAGCCTCTTGGACGGTGACGTCGCCGGATGGTTCCAGTTCCGAACTCCAATTTCCTCTCGATCCAGCTCCTGAAAACGACGCTCCGAACATCTCATCGGGCGTTTTCAGCGACACCCAAATCGCTGGCATCTATCGTTTTCGGCCGAAGGCCCCAACCACAGAGTCCAGCGATGGCCCCGCCACGACTCTTCTTCGCGTCGCAGAAATCCCCGCCTTTGAATCGGATCTCCGAACGTTGGAACCCAGCCAAATCGAAACCTTCGCGGACCGTCTGCAAGCACGTTTGTTTGACACACCAGAAGACGTGGTGGAGGCGACCGCAACCGATCGATTTGGCCAAGAAATCTGGCGACCGCTGATGTTCTTGGTGCTGCTTGTCCTGATCGCGGAACTCCTCTGGCAACAATTTGCCGGGCGTCCCAAATCGGCCGCCACCGCTTGGAACGCTCCCGCCGCTTCCGCAGGGAGTCATCGATGA